The Magallana gigas chromosome 6, xbMagGiga1.1, whole genome shotgun sequence genome includes the window ttgattttatatgaaaaCGGACACCTATGATTCATAATTACCTGAAACTCAATGCTTCTTTGCTGTAAGCGCATTATCCTGTTCATCTGGACCAACATTTTTACTACGTCCAATGAAGTAGCGTCTAAGGAGAGGCAAgcaatttcagttttaataagGCCTACATATGTATGCATCGTTTAATACCATTTTACAcatcatttacatatatctttatttcaaatccCTTTACTCTGTAATCTATTATACTTACTAAATTTAGGCGAGGACTTTTTGGCCCCAAAGAGTCGAGTGAATTTGATCAGGCTTTTCCTATGTTCTGGTCGCACCGTTAGCCATCCCGCCAAATTGGAATATTTGCTCTCAGAAATCAAACATCGCTGCGTCTCCTTCTGGTATTTCAGGTACTGGCATTTAATCTTCATCTCCTTGATACAGATGTGGATGCACAGTTTCAAACTTGGGACTCCAGTTCTGGTTATTGACTTTACTTTTGCTTTGTTGATTTGTAAAGGCGTTCCTAGAAATTAATATACGACATTCAATTTCATAAAGGGACATAGACACGATTTgagtacaaaattttaaattttatttttccatttttattgtttgaaatagTTAAACATTGATTTATAAGCAAGACATAAAGTTTGACTTTTTTGCTTTTGTAAACTAATCTCGAGCCTTGATActgttttacatatatttttgcaaataaatattgctttcctgttgattattttatttatgaacaTATTGACCTTGCTTGTCacgagtcattttgtcaaagaaatggtaattacatatattacatacttaatttgtaaacaatttgtAAACAACATGAAAAAGTAGATAATTATTTATAAGACTCGAGTTTCGTTTACAAAACTGATTTTTTCTCCGTATCTCTGTCTTAACTTGACTTTTATTCGTcttttaacattcaaattttggtcaatcattcaatatgcgcaagtaaaccattttatacatataagACAATCAAAAATTGTGTCAAAGTCCCTTATtcagatttcaaagaaaaattaaactaCTATCTAGTATCTAAAAATCGTAAATTAGTTGTTGAAAGATAACTGATACAAAATATTACGTTTATTTTATAATAGTCTAAAGCCTGAGAAATTGACACGCCTTCAACATGTTCAACGGTTATGCCAGTTCAGGTACGTCTTCTCCTATGTAATCCGTAATGTTAGGTGTGTAATGATAAatcagtaataaaaaaaattcaaattttttggaATTCAAATAAACCATGCACTGCAGGCAACGTAGTTTTCTGCAAATATTCTCCCGGCTGCTATATATATAGCTGTAAGCTGGATGCTTGAACAACAAAATAGatctataaaaaattatttcattgcgGTTGCTAAGTAAGGCGGAGAGGGGGTTAATATAACACTCAGTCAAGTGACAGTAAATGCTCTTACACTGTGTCATTCTTGAGGGATAATCTGAATGAGTGAACTTTATGACCTACTTTTACGTTTGCACCATCTTCTCTTGTTTACTGGGGAAATGATAAGAATCTTACCAGACTGTATTTCATTCCACTTTAAAAGCAGGAGTAgcagaaaatataaacatttcatCCTCATCTTTGTACAAACTTGACCATTTATGTGACGTAACGTTCAAGTTACTTCAATGAGTGACGTCAATAATAGTTGTTTTGacatcgggttcggtattcacCTGTCATAATCACGTGATAAAACTGCAGCCATGATGGTGGGTGTCCACAAGTTTTGTTTTATCGCTTCCTGAAAATAGTATTTTGTGTTCTTTTACGTtgtcaactttttaaaatgatcttCTTTATACTTTAGGACGGAATAGATGACAGCCCCGACCTTTTGGCGGGCGATGGAGGAGACAAAGTAAGCAAATATGCACCAACTCGTGAAGTGTC containing:
- the LOC117689382 gene encoding uncharacterized protein isoform X1, which produces MRMKCLYFLLLLLLKWNEIQSGTPLQINKAKVKSITRTGVPSLKLCIHICIKEMKIKCQYLKYQKETQRCLISESKYSNLAGWLTVRPEHRKSLIKFTRLFGAKKSSPKFSLIKTEIACLSLDATSLDVVKMLVQMNRIMRLQQRSIEFQKLLSGTEEFLLLKADRGLLSPKLVSMAKRNLQILKMRLTGHQRQVMESSVKLLRSSFMMLNSTKTDDKIKTVFDANFDRVIGMLRLSQRRLARDILLDLLKILQIYQQLQSYDRFLRGIRRPLRRMLTVATVCQDFPAFCSFFRKNIFS